A DNA window from Fragaria vesca subsp. vesca linkage group LG3, FraVesHawaii_1.0, whole genome shotgun sequence contains the following coding sequences:
- the LOC101301764 gene encoding protein RALF-like 19-like, whose product MDFKSCLVVLLLALAMVAAVESSTISMHDAAWGLKHSRDDVGDMIGQDNEMLLDSEVGRRQLMANNVRYISYGALKKNKVPCGQPGASYYNCNRQNSQQANVYRRGCSVATRCARSN is encoded by the coding sequence ATGGATTTCAAATCCTGCCTTGTTGTGCTCCTCTTGGCCCTAGCCATGGTGGCTGCAGTAGAGTCGTCAACGATATCGATGCACGACGCCGCCTGGGGTCTCAAACACAGCCGCGACGACGTGGGTGACATGATCGGACAAGATAATGAGATGTTACTGGACTCGGAGGTCGGCCGGCGTCAACTGATGGCAAATAATGTCCGTTATATCAGCTACGGTGCCCTTAAGAAAAACAAGGTACCGTGTGGTCAGCCCGGAGCATCTTACTACAACTGCAACAGGCAGAACTCACAGCAGGCCAATGTTTACCGCCGTGGTTGCTCAGTCGCCACCCGTTGCGCCCGCTCCAACTGA
- the LOC101302053 gene encoding rapid alkalinization factor-like: MDFKLCLVALLLALAVAVEAAKLHDVSWGLARYSRDSSLVQANVGDVIGEDNEMMLDSESSRRTLAGRTRYISYGALKRNRIPCRRRGASYYNCGRPNQQANTYRRGCSVITRCARFN; this comes from the coding sequence ATGGACTTTAAGCTCTGCCTGGTCGCGCTACTCTTGGCCCTGGCCGTAGCGGTCGAGGCCGCCAAACTCCATGATGTTAGCTGGGGTCTGGCCCGCTACAGCCGCGACTCATCCCTCGTCCAGGCCAACGTGGGCGACGTCATTGGAGAGGACAACGAGATGATGCTAGACTCCGAATCAAGCCGTCGCACACTGGCTGGACGAACCAGGTACATCAGCTACGGTGCCCTAAAGAGGAATCGCATTCCATGCCGCCGGCGTGGTGCGTCGTACTACAACTGCGGTCGACCCAACCAGCAGGCTAACACCTATCGTCGAGGTTGCAGTGTCATCACCAGATGCGCTAGGTTTAACTAA
- the LOC101291902 gene encoding uncharacterized protein LOC101291902 — translation MEISPRRETNPNPNSLPSPNSSTSSTNSNNNNNNNVNGLQLQAPPTTPTAQPPKPMTRSDPANPYPTTFVQADTNSFKQVVQMLTGSSETANKVACSKHNIPPIKSTPKKQQQHQHQHNNNSGFKLYERRNNAFKNQLRLNPLTPIPVFNSNSNGHSGFSPRNPEILSPSILDFPALVLSPVTPLIPDPFDRAGSGSLGHGCSQLNKEAEEKAIKEKGFYLHPSPSTTPRESEPRLLPLFPTTSPRASGSSSS, via the coding sequence ATGGAAATCTCTCCCAGAAGAGAGACCAATCCAAACCCAAACTCTCTGCCCTCCCCAAACAGCAGCACAAGCAGCACCAACAGCAACAACAACAACAACAACAACGTTAATGGACTCCAACTCCAAGCTCCCCCAACAACCCCAACTGCCCAACCCCCAAAACCCATGACCAGATCCGACCCCGCTAACCCTTACCCGACCACCTTCGTCCAGGCCGACACCAACTCCTTCAAGCAAGTCGTCCAAATGCTCACCGGTTCCTCCGAAACCGCCAACAAGGTCGCGTGTTCCAAACACAACATCCCGCCCATCAAGTCCACTCCCAAGAAACAGCAACAGCACCAACACCAACACAACAACAACTCCGGTTTCAAGCTCTACGAGCGCCGCAACAACGCCTTCAAAAACCAACTCCGCCTCAACCCCCTAACCCCAATCCCTGTCTTCAACTCCAATTCCAACGGCCACTCCGGTTTCTCGCCCCGAAACCCGGAGATTTTGTCCCCGAGCATTCTCGATTTCCCGGCACTGGTGCTCAGCCCCGTCACTCCTCTCATACCTGACCCGTTTGACCGGGCCGGGTCCGGGAGTCTCGGGCATGGTTGCTCTCAGTTGAACAAGGAGGCTGAAGAGAAAGCGATCAAGGAAAAAGGGTTTTACTTGCACCCGTCGCCGAGTACGACGCCGAGAGAATCGGAGCCTCGACTGCTGCCTTTGTTCCCAACGACGTCGCCTAGAGCTTCAGGTTCATCTTCTTCTTGA